A single Maniola hyperantus chromosome 11, iAphHyp1.2, whole genome shotgun sequence DNA region contains:
- the LOC117986394 gene encoding homeobox protein SIX6-like gives MRGSWDESTTAALHARILEAHRGPAAPERAAEPASPPPLSLGALELAAPTPLLPLPTLSFSAAQVATVCETLEESGDVERLARFLWSLPVAHPNVAELERCEAVLRARAVVAFHAGRHRELYAILERHRFQRTSHAKLQALWLEAHYQEAERLRGRPLGPVDKYRVRKKFPLPRTIWDGEQKTHCFKERTRSLLREWYLQDPYPNPTKKRELAAATGLTPTQVGNWFKNRRQRDRAAAAKNRSAVLGRGFASSSTYDEDSADSEINVDEE, from the coding sequence ATGCGCGGCTCCTGGGACGAGTCCACGACGGCGGCGCTGCACGCGCGCATCCTGGAGGCGCACCGTGGGCCCGCCGCGCCCGAGCGCGCCGCCGAGCCCGCCTCGCCGCCGCCGCTGTCACTGGGCGCGCTGGAGCTGGCCGCCCCCACGCCGCTGCTGCCGTTGCCCACGCTGTCCTTCAGCGCCGCGCAGGTGGCCACGGTCTGCGAAACGCTGGAGGAGAGCGGGGACGTGGAGCGCCTGGCGCGCTTCCTGTGGTCGCTGCCCGTGGCGCACCCCAACGTGGCCGAGCTGGAACGCTGCGAGGCCGTCCTTCGAGCGCGTGCCGTGGTCGCCTTCCACGCGGGCCGGCATCGCGAGCTGTATGCCATCTTGGAGCGGCACCGATTCCAGCGCACCAGCCATGCCAAGCTGCAGGCGCTGTGGCTGGAGGCGCACTACCAGGAGGCGGAGCGCCTGCGGGGCCGCCCGCTCGGCCCCGTCGACAAGTACCGAGTGCGCAAGAAGTTCCCTCTACCGAGAACTATTTGGGACGGCGAGCAAAAGACGCACTGTTTCAAGGAACGAACGCGATCCCTTCTCCGAGAGTGGTACCTCCAAGATCCTTACCCGAACCCGACGAAAAAGAGGGAATTGGCGGCGGCGACGGGTTTGACGCCGACGCAAGTCGGCAACTGGTTCAAGAACCGACGGCAAAGAGATCGAGCGGCCGCCGCCAAGAACCGCTCCGCCGTGTTGGGAAGAGGATTCGCGTCCTCATCGACGTATGACGAAGATTCAGCCGACTCTGAGATCAACGTCGACGAAGAGTAG